The following is a genomic window from Rhodothermia bacterium.
GGAAAAAGGCGTCCCCATTCGCCAAGGCTTTGGTATGACGGAAGTTGGTCCAAATTGCTTCTCACTCCCCGAAGAAGACGCTATTCGCAAAGCCGGCTCAATTGGATTTCCAAATTTCTATGTGGATGTGCGGGTGGTGGATAACCAAGGAAACGATGTGCCTCTCGGTACAACGGGCGAGTTGTTGATGCGTGGCCCAATGACCACTTCCGGCTATTGGCGGAACGAGGCCGCAACTCAAGAAAGTCTCAAAGAGGGATGGTTTTATACTGGAGATTTGGTGAGAATAGACGACGAAGGCTATTGCTATGTGGCCGGACGTAAAAAGGACATGTATATTTCCGGCGGCGAAAATGTGTATCCCGCCGAGGTCGAAAAGATCCTCTATCAACATCCCGCCATTGCAGAAGCAGCTGTGATTGGGGTTCCAGATGCCAAATGGGGCGAAACCGGAATGGCTTTTGTGTCCCTAAAACCCAATCAAACCGCCACCGAGATCGAGTTGATCGCCCATTGTCGCAATCGCGTGGCTCGTTATAAAACCCCCAGTTATGTACGTTTCCTGCCAGAATTGCCCAAGGGACACAGCGGGAAAATACTTAAAAAAGACTTGATGAAGAGTCTGTTTACCAATGAGTAGCTGGCATTTGGGACTTGGGATTTGATTAGCCCACGACCCTCGTTAATTTATCATCAAGGTCTTATAATCAAAAATAACTTCCTGCATCGTCATGAAACTTCCTCATCTGATTCTTTTATTCACGGCACTCCTCACCGGATGCCACAGCACCAACATTCCAACCATGCCCGTGACCGATTCGCTTCCACATGCCCTTTCGCCAATGAAAAAAATATCTGTAGGCAACCACGAAATTGCCTTTTGGGAGGGCGGAAAGGGCAAAGAAGTGCTGTTGTTCGTACATGGTCTCGGCTCTAACTCGTCCTTTTGGAAAGAAAATCTGGGTGCATTTACCCAAGAATACCGTGTAATTGCCATAGACTTGCCGGGATATGGGGCTTCGTCTAAAGAACAAGTTCCGGCAACCATGCCTTGGTTTGCCGACCAAGTGGCCGCTTTTCTCACGGCCATGCGCCTCAAAAAAGTAACTTATGTGGGCCTCTCGATGGGTGGCCAAATTGGGATGACCTTGGCGCTAAAACATCCCGAGCGTGTGGAGCGATTGGTCTTGGTGTCGGCAGCCGGCATAGAGACTTTCGATCAAAAGGCCCGAACAAGTCTCCGAAATTTTA
Proteins encoded in this region:
- a CDS encoding alpha/beta hydrolase, producing MKLPHLILLFTALLTGCHSTNIPTMPVTDSLPHALSPMKKISVGNHEIAFWEGGKGKEVLLFVHGLGSNSSFWKENLGAFTQEYRVIAIDLPGYGASSKEQVPATMPWFADQVAAFLTAMRLKKVTYVGLSMGGQIGMTLALKHPERVERLVLVSAAGIETFDQKARTSLRNFMTVKSIMEATDPQINTSIALNFDTWDAAKFGWLVAQRKAWKTRPDFRAYAEANEKSVSGMLDGPVFEQLDALHLPVLVLYGKGDKMIPNRFFNPALTTADIAARAQNALHGAQMELVEKAGHLLPLEQPEQFNRLLQSWLKSVR